One window of Deltaproteobacteria bacterium genomic DNA carries:
- a CDS encoding sigma 54-interacting transcriptional regulator, whose product MAQLVFLKNDKKVLSFPLRRGETTLGRQSTCDITLEGTQVSRLHAVVSYDGGFYQIQDRSKNGLRLNGKTVRSAKLEDKDRIEMGEWILQFLAGSDDPATETVTVTKTKGVPPKGAQNFDLPENGGPGDLLGISPVMKKVFQLVGKVADSEATVLLLGETGSGKEVVAQAIHRTSKRALLPFVPVNCAAISPQLVESELFGHEKGSFTGATQLHRGAFEQAEGGTLFLDEVGEIPLDLQPKLLRALESLKIKRVGGEKEIFVKCRVIAATHRNLTRVVQEGGFREDLYYRLFVMPVEIPPLRQRREDIPLLAEHFLCQMRPDEGAAISREASEKLKNHLWPGNVRELKNVILRSALLAGSEGIQGEHIVFLPQSVSEEKQEPQTIGEMEKEMILEKLRQTDWNKAAAARELGLAVSTIFKKIKEYDLKK is encoded by the coding sequence ATGGCCCAACTTGTCTTTCTCAAGAACGATAAAAAGGTTCTCTCCTTCCCTCTGCGGCGGGGGGAAACGACGCTCGGACGCCAGTCCACCTGCGATATCACCCTGGAAGGGACCCAGGTCTCCAGGCTTCATGCGGTTGTCAGCTATGACGGTGGTTTTTACCAGATCCAGGATCGGAGCAAGAATGGACTCCGGCTGAATGGAAAGACGGTCCGGTCCGCCAAACTGGAGGATAAGGATCGGATTGAAATGGGGGAATGGATACTTCAGTTTTTAGCGGGATCCGATGACCCGGCGACCGAAACGGTGACGGTTACCAAGACCAAGGGTGTTCCACCCAAGGGGGCCCAGAATTTTGACCTTCCAGAAAATGGGGGGCCCGGCGATCTCCTGGGAATCTCTCCGGTGATGAAAAAGGTCTTTCAACTGGTCGGCAAGGTTGCTGACAGCGAGGCGACGGTTCTTCTTTTGGGGGAAACCGGGAGCGGCAAAGAGGTGGTCGCCCAGGCGATCCACCGGACTTCCAAAAGGGCCCTGCTCCCATTCGTGCCGGTCAATTGTGCCGCTATCTCCCCTCAGCTTGTGGAGAGTGAGCTTTTCGGCCACGAAAAGGGTTCCTTCACCGGAGCGACCCAACTGCATCGGGGGGCCTTCGAGCAGGCGGAGGGGGGGACCCTCTTTCTGGATGAGGTGGGAGAAATCCCGCTCGACCTTCAACCCAAACTGTTGCGGGCGCTCGAATCCTTGAAAATCAAACGGGTGGGGGGAGAAAAGGAGATTTTTGTCAAATGTCGTGTGATTGCGGCGACCCACCGGAACCTGACCCGTGTCGTGCAGGAGGGAGGGTTTCGTGAAGATCTTTACTACCGTCTCTTTGTGATGCCGGTCGAAATCCCCCCGTTGCGGCAGAGGCGTGAGGATATCCCCCTTTTGGCGGAACATTTTCTGTGTCAAATGAGGCCGGATGAGGGGGCCGCTATTTCCAGGGAGGCGTCGGAGAAGCTCAAGAACCATCTTTGGCCCGGCAATGTCCGGGAATTAAAAAACGTCATTCTCAGGTCCGCCCTTTTGGCCGGTTCGGAGGGGATCCAAGGGGAGCATATCGTTTTTCTGCCGCAATCCGTTTCCGAAGAGAAACAGGAGCCGCAGACGATTGGCGAGATGGAAAAAGAGATGATTTTAGAAAAACTTCGTCAAACCGATTGGAACAAGGCAGCCGCCGCCCGCGAACTGGGGCTTGCCGTCTCGACGATTTTTAAGAAGATTAAAGAATACGATCTTAAAAAATAA
- a CDS encoding insulinase family protein: protein MKSFLTIFCLLFSAQIGRAAEFLPPRPIIQPLANGLKLYLLPDRELPTFEAVLTIPAGRLYDPKGKEGTALLTADLLRSGGTVSKTADQVDHLFDFAGASLNFETAHEYQAVSLHCLRKDREKLLSLLFEIIAEPRFDKDRFSISKARVKEGILRQDEDPLERALREFQILVYGAGNRWGAKPTLQSIKKIERDGLLEFHGRFFNPQGSFLAVSGDFDPKEIVRELERSSKIWINRKSQKIEPEPIREEFNPKTVLLPEALSQTTLILGHLGEKRTNPDKFPLIVMNYILGGSSAMTSRLGEEIRSKLGKAYLVWSDFGFGKDRGLFKIIAQTENTNVPLVLEKIQEAIVRMASDPQITDEELKRAKRSIVTSLIFQHENRFQIVKNRALFDFLGYPPDYLEIYKREIERVTKKEIVRVSKKYLHPEGLKVLIVGPKNSSIRIDKIRKSL, encoded by the coding sequence ATGAAATCTTTTTTAACCATTTTTTGTCTCCTCTTCAGTGCTCAAATTGGGCGGGCAGCAGAGTTCCTCCCGCCGCGTCCGATCATCCAACCTCTAGCCAATGGTTTGAAGCTCTACCTGTTGCCTGATCGCGAGCTTCCAACCTTTGAGGCAGTCCTCACTATCCCGGCCGGTCGTCTCTACGACCCGAAGGGGAAAGAGGGGACAGCCCTTCTCACCGCAGATCTCTTGAGGAGCGGCGGCACCGTCTCCAAAACCGCCGATCAGGTGGATCACTTGTTTGACTTTGCCGGCGCCTCTTTGAATTTTGAAACCGCCCACGAATACCAGGCGGTTTCACTCCACTGCCTCAGGAAAGACCGTGAAAAACTCCTCTCTCTCCTTTTTGAAATCATCGCGGAGCCTCGTTTTGACAAAGACCGGTTTTCCATCTCCAAGGCACGGGTGAAAGAGGGGATCCTAAGGCAGGATGAAGACCCGTTGGAACGGGCACTGCGGGAATTCCAAATCCTCGTCTACGGGGCCGGAAACCGGTGGGGGGCCAAACCGACGCTCCAATCGATCAAAAAAATAGAAAGGGATGGTCTCCTGGAATTTCACGGGAGATTCTTTAATCCTCAAGGATCGTTTCTGGCAGTCAGCGGTGATTTTGATCCCAAAGAGATCGTGAGAGAACTTGAAAGAAGTTCCAAGATCTGGATCAACAGAAAATCACAGAAAATAGAACCGGAACCAATTAGGGAAGAATTCAATCCCAAGACAGTTCTCCTCCCCGAGGCGCTCTCACAAACGACCCTCATCCTGGGGCACCTCGGTGAAAAGAGAACCAACCCCGACAAATTTCCACTCATCGTCATGAACTATATCCTCGGAGGGAGCAGTGCCATGACAAGCCGTCTGGGCGAGGAGATCCGTTCAAAATTAGGAAAGGCCTACCTCGTCTGGTCCGATTTTGGTTTTGGTAAAGATCGCGGGCTCTTCAAGATCATTGCCCAAACTGAGAATACCAACGTCCCCCTCGTTCTTGAAAAGATCCAGGAGGCGATTGTCCGGATGGCCAGTGACCCTCAAATTACGGACGAGGAACTGAAGAGGGCCAAGAGGTCGATCGTGACCTCCCTGATTTTTCAGCACGAAAATCGGTTCCAGATTGTGAAAAACCGTGCCCTGTTCGATTTTTTGGGATATCCTCCCGACTATCTGGAGATTTACAAACGGGAGATTGAACGGGTCACCAAAAAAGAAATCGTCCGGGTCTCCAAAAAGTACCTGCACCCGGAGGGCTTGAAGGTGCTGATTGTCGGGCCCAAGAACTCCTCGATCAGAATTGATAAAATACGGAAGTCACTGTGA
- the shc gene encoding squalene--hopene cyclase, producing MFTNEIPLDDALSQAREMLLSRQNPEGYWWYPLEANETIGAGTILLMRYIGVVDPAIEKGLANRILSEQKEDGSWGIYYGAPGDLSATVECYLALKISGRPANDPVLQKARQFILSAGGVERVRVFTRIHLALFGLVPWESCPLMPVWFALLPSWFPVNIYSFSSWARASIVPLLIVLDQKRSRPIPGLSIDEIFANPPDLSGSCLGFRPAVLTRSARPGARPSPPALTSKKRSLDFCERWVRDHIARTEDIFPAMAYAIYALSALGHPNTDPTIQKAWSGLKRFQQTSGDQNHQQCCISPVWDTPWAGMALLEAGEPADSPPLLRAGRWLISKQILDFYGDWGLKNKKGRPGGWAFEFQNDYFPDVDDTIEVLFFLNRVGLPPSEKEEAIRRGLDWLLSMQCRNGGWAAFDKDNTQGWVNRIPFSDHGACLDPPTPDVTGRMLELLSEGPERMSSLVVAKAITFLKKTQEPWGGWWGRWGVNYIYGTWAVLQGLAAIGEDLRQPYIRRAVSWLKSVQNPDGGWGESCDSYRQKKFVSLKESVPSQTAWALMGLIAAGGAGPTGEVESGVVENGISWLVEKQTADGTWEEAHFTGTGFPGHFYIRYHGYRDYFPTLALGRYQRILEHP from the coding sequence ATGTTTACTAACGAGATCCCCCTCGACGATGCCTTGTCCCAAGCGAGGGAGATGTTGCTCTCCCGACAGAACCCGGAGGGGTACTGGTGGTATCCCCTCGAGGCGAACGAGACGATCGGGGCCGGAACGATCCTTCTGATGCGCTATATCGGTGTCGTTGATCCCGCGATTGAAAAAGGGTTAGCGAACCGGATCCTCTCCGAACAGAAGGAAGATGGTTCCTGGGGGATCTACTACGGCGCACCGGGAGATCTCTCAGCGACGGTGGAATGTTATCTGGCCCTCAAAATTTCCGGCAGGCCCGCCAACGATCCCGTTTTACAAAAGGCGCGACAATTTATCCTTTCCGCCGGAGGGGTGGAGCGTGTGCGGGTCTTTACCCGGATCCATCTCGCCCTGTTCGGGCTTGTTCCCTGGGAGTCTTGCCCCTTGATGCCGGTCTGGTTTGCCCTCCTCCCCTCCTGGTTCCCGGTCAATATCTATTCCTTTTCCAGCTGGGCCCGGGCTTCCATCGTCCCGCTCCTGATCGTCTTGGACCAGAAAAGATCGCGACCGATTCCAGGTCTTTCAATCGATGAAATTTTTGCCAATCCTCCCGACTTGAGCGGGTCCTGTCTCGGGTTCCGCCCAGCCGTGCTCACCCGTTCCGCTCGGCCGGGCGCCCGACCCTCGCCACCCGCTCTAACAAGTAAAAAAAGATCTCTCGATTTTTGCGAAAGATGGGTTCGCGACCATATCGCCCGGACGGAGGATATCTTTCCGGCGATGGCCTATGCCATCTACGCCCTCTCCGCCCTCGGCCATCCCAACACCGACCCGACGATCCAAAAGGCCTGGAGCGGCCTCAAACGGTTTCAACAAACCTCCGGCGATCAAAACCACCAGCAATGTTGTATTTCTCCAGTCTGGGATACCCCGTGGGCCGGGATGGCGCTTTTGGAGGCGGGGGAACCGGCCGACTCCCCTCCCCTGCTCCGTGCCGGCCGCTGGTTGATTTCGAAACAGATCCTGGATTTTTACGGAGACTGGGGCTTGAAAAATAAAAAAGGGCGCCCTGGCGGCTGGGCGTTTGAGTTTCAAAACGATTATTTTCCGGACGTCGATGACACGATTGAGGTCCTTTTTTTCTTGAACAGAGTGGGTCTTCCTCCTTCGGAAAAAGAGGAGGCGATCCGCAGGGGGTTGGATTGGCTCCTTTCGATGCAGTGCCGGAACGGCGGCTGGGCGGCGTTTGATAAGGACAACACCCAAGGTTGGGTCAACCGGATCCCTTTTTCGGACCACGGTGCCTGCCTCGACCCGCCGACACCGGATGTCACCGGCCGGATGCTGGAGCTTCTTTCGGAGGGACCGGAGAGAATGAGCTCCCTTGTTGTTGCCAAAGCAATAACCTTCCTCAAAAAAACTCAGGAACCGTGGGGGGGCTGGTGGGGACGATGGGGGGTTAATTATATTTACGGGACCTGGGCGGTCCTTCAGGGGCTGGCGGCGATCGGTGAAGATCTTCGTCAGCCGTACATCCGGCGTGCCGTTTCCTGGTTAAAATCGGTTCAAAACCCTGATGGCGGCTGGGGAGAATCGTGTGATTCTTACCGTCAGAAAAAATTTGTTTCACTAAAAGAAAGTGTCCCCTCCCAAACCGCTTGGGCCTTGATGGGATTGATCGCGGCGGGCGGGGCCGGTCCCACCGGTGAAGTTGAAAGTGGTGTTGTCGAAAATGGAATAAGTTGGTTGGTCGAAAAACAAACCGCCGATGGCACCTGGGAAGAGGCGCACTTTACCGGGACCGGATTTCCCGGCCACTTTTACATCCGCTACCACGGGTACCGGGATTATTTTCCGACACTGGCCCTGGGGCGGTACCAAAGAATTCTGGAGCACCCTTAA
- a CDS encoding insulinase family protein, which yields MPLAKKLAQLLLLFASPLVFAGSDLPRWEQKVVEYQLPNGMKFLLVSRGEAPTFNAIIRFRVGSMDEEPGKTGLAHLFEHMAFKGGQNFGTRNYKAEKPILNEIEKTGQRLSEEYAKGEKADPGKILEIRTKLRELHNAEEKHIVKEEISKIIEEAGGHHFNATTGQDMTSYFVSLPSVQLELWAKIESEAIFNGVLREFYEERDVVLEERRMRLENDPSTKLYEKLIATAFPDGHPYQGMTIGRKQDLLTLTRTDAERFFARHYTPANAVGAIVGRISIPEVKGILDRYFSSIPSKKAAPARSIPPLLLDKEKRVVLEEKAEPRLVVAYYKPTLPDQDDIIFDLIDQILSGGATSRLYKRLVLEKKIASGIDSYTDIPGSRLPNLFFISAEPVRPHTAGELEKGILEILGEFKEKGPTETELEQAKNKLKSQFIWGLKTNEGIASRLTYFEILGGWRYLTQYLSRVEGVTPEEIRKAAQKYLVAERRVVGELRKK from the coding sequence ATGCCACTAGCAAAGAAGTTAGCTCAACTGCTTTTACTGTTCGCCTCTCCCCTTGTTTTTGCCGGTTCCGACCTCCCGCGCTGGGAACAGAAGGTCGTAGAATACCAGCTTCCCAACGGGATGAAGTTTCTTCTAGTCTCTCGGGGGGAGGCGCCGACTTTCAACGCCATCATCCGCTTTCGTGTCGGGAGCATGGACGAGGAGCCGGGAAAGACAGGCCTGGCACATCTCTTTGAACATATGGCGTTCAAGGGGGGGCAAAATTTCGGGACGCGAAACTACAAGGCGGAAAAACCGATCTTGAACGAAATCGAAAAGACCGGTCAAAGGCTCTCCGAAGAGTATGCCAAGGGGGAGAAGGCCGACCCCGGGAAAATCCTTGAAATCCGCACCAAGCTCCGGGAACTCCACAATGCCGAGGAAAAACATATTGTCAAAGAAGAGATCTCCAAAATAATTGAAGAGGCGGGGGGCCATCATTTCAACGCCACCACCGGCCAGGACATGACCAGTTATTTTGTCAGCCTCCCCTCGGTCCAGTTGGAACTCTGGGCCAAGATCGAATCGGAGGCAATTTTTAACGGCGTCCTCCGCGAATTTTATGAGGAGCGGGACGTTGTCCTCGAAGAACGCCGGATGAGGCTTGAAAACGATCCATCGACAAAACTTTATGAAAAACTGATCGCCACCGCCTTCCCCGACGGCCATCCCTACCAGGGGATGACAATCGGACGGAAGCAGGATCTTCTGACCCTCACACGGACCGATGCAGAACGGTTTTTTGCCCGCCATTATACTCCTGCCAATGCTGTCGGGGCGATTGTCGGAAGGATCTCGATCCCGGAGGTAAAAGGAATTCTTGACCGGTATTTCAGCTCAATCCCTTCAAAAAAGGCGGCCCCGGCCAGATCGATACCCCCTTTGCTTCTCGATAAGGAAAAACGGGTGGTCCTTGAAGAAAAGGCCGAGCCCCGTCTCGTTGTTGCCTATTACAAGCCAACCCTGCCGGACCAGGATGACATCATTTTTGACCTGATCGATCAGATCCTCTCCGGAGGGGCGACAAGCCGCCTTTACAAGAGACTGGTCCTCGAAAAAAAGATCGCCTCCGGCATCGACTCCTATACCGATATCCCCGGCAGCCGTTTGCCCAACCTGTTTTTTATCTCCGCGGAACCGGTTCGCCCGCATACGGCGGGAGAACTGGAAAAAGGGATTCTGGAAATTTTAGGAGAATTCAAGGAAAAGGGACCGACAGAGACGGAACTGGAACAGGCCAAGAACAAACTCAAAAGCCAATTTATCTGGGGCCTCAAAACCAATGAAGGGATCGCCTCCCGGCTGACCTACTTTGAAATCCTCGGAGGGTGGCGCTACCTGACCCAATACCTGTCAAGGGTTGAAGGGGTGACTCCCGAAGAGATCCGAAAGGCGGCCCAAAAATACCTGGTGGCGGAACGGCGCGTGGTCGGAGAGTTGAGGAAAAAATAA
- a CDS encoding LamG domain-containing protein, with protein sequence MKINLMSSLCTNPSQPPLTLRGGVPPLSVRGGQGELVKKGRGFILFLLFFVTACGSLEKGNGSSVAFDLPPALQTQSTADIKAFLLATNSEETKGDSPKELELTIADGKVSGTINLKPGLWTLELHFYQKAPSGSYLLVAMVSFGEKEVGEEGMELPYDPSQILFDDFNGTSPSIASPSVSLPENCSKIFDCDGDGFSNFEELKNGSDPEDAKSMPQKKSESVSAPVATTTTINKSSVTVTTPPTRVMDGLVGWWRFDDLPAGSSCNPGDTGQLTTADSSGNKLNGLLKNTPCWVEGVSGSALELNNTMGPDEDYVEILDNDLLDSPKTFEIWIYPTRDAGQPRALFDKYNGDSADGGGYFISLGRNDNQVSIDSPLSLWSVTEVPLNSWTHVVVTRDDGSSSIYLNGLKVASSTTSAAWVANTLSLWLGVNVNGNTIYEFFSGRMDEVAIYNRALSTAEIRNNCQLNDPGDPSAASGQACAKDDLPTQLTPLNGATLAPARLFLSWEAGTVPDGKNITHYHSCYTSEAATAIDGNDECANGSNDRAGTFRVLDSDSAGFNKTYYWKVQTCYDAAGTDCSDYSPIWSFSTDNSRVGWWKFYEGSGTTVTDSTGHGHAGNLYAGDSSPAWGPGVFGNAIDLDGIDDYVIVGGNAALDLTTAFSITAWVKPSGTMPNDTGIFSKATAGSYSMTIGANEGEGMDLNVYAGSATAGNYCALKGASSTGVLDSWHFLAGTFDSSQGIRCYLDEETGSQGYLESMASNSNDIWIGHDTGNAQYFNGLIDEVSLYNRALSAEEVRNNFCVAKPGSCQ encoded by the coding sequence ATGAAAATAAACCTCATGTCTTCTCTTTGTACTAACCCCTCCCAACCTCCCCTTACGCTAAGGGGAGGAGTTCCCCCTCTTAGTGTAAGAGGGGGTCAGGGGGAGTTAGTTAAAAAGGGAAGAGGGTTTATTTTATTTCTCCTCTTTTTTGTCACCGCCTGCGGTTCTTTGGAGAAGGGGAACGGCTCTTCGGTCGCCTTTGACCTTCCCCCCGCCCTGCAAACGCAAAGCACGGCTGACATCAAGGCCTTCCTGCTGGCAACAAACAGTGAAGAAACCAAGGGTGATTCACCCAAAGAACTGGAACTCACCATTGCCGACGGCAAGGTCTCCGGAACCATTAATCTCAAACCGGGGCTCTGGACCCTCGAACTCCATTTCTACCAAAAGGCGCCGTCAGGAAGCTATCTCTTGGTCGCCATGGTCTCGTTTGGAGAAAAAGAGGTCGGGGAGGAGGGGATGGAGCTTCCGTACGACCCCTCCCAGATCCTCTTTGACGATTTTAACGGAACCTCCCCCTCAATCGCCTCTCCTTCGGTTTCTCTTCCTGAAAACTGCTCCAAGATTTTTGATTGTGACGGGGATGGATTCAGCAACTTTGAAGAATTGAAGAATGGGAGTGATCCCGAGGATGCCAAGAGTATGCCTCAAAAGAAGTCAGAGAGTGTCTCGGCCCCGGTCGCAACCACAACAACCATCAATAAATCTTCAGTGACTGTGACAACACCACCAACACGCGTTATGGACGGACTTGTCGGGTGGTGGCGGTTTGATGACTTGCCTGCAGGCTCCAGTTGCAATCCGGGAGATACGGGACAGTTAACCACAGCCGATTCAAGCGGCAATAAACTAAACGGTCTGCTCAAAAATACCCCCTGTTGGGTAGAAGGGGTCAGCGGAAGCGCCCTGGAACTCAATAACACGATGGGCCCAGACGAGGATTATGTTGAAATCCTGGATAACGATCTGCTCGATTCCCCAAAAACATTCGAGATCTGGATCTACCCCACAAGAGATGCCGGTCAACCCAGAGCCCTCTTTGACAAGTATAACGGCGATTCTGCGGATGGGGGAGGTTATTTTATTTCTCTGGGCCGCAATGACAACCAGGTTTCCATCGACTCCCCGCTCTCCCTGTGGTCCGTTACAGAAGTTCCCTTAAATTCCTGGACACATGTTGTCGTCACTCGTGATGATGGCTCCTCTTCAATTTATCTTAATGGGCTGAAGGTAGCCAGTTCAACAACCTCGGCGGCATGGGTGGCCAACACCTTAAGCCTTTGGCTTGGAGTCAACGTGAATGGCAACACTATTTATGAATTTTTCAGCGGGAGAATGGACGAAGTCGCCATCTACAACCGTGCCCTTTCCACCGCCGAAATCCGCAATAATTGCCAACTCAACGATCCGGGAGACCCTTCGGCGGCCTCAGGGCAAGCCTGTGCGAAGGACGATCTGCCGACCCAACTCACTCCGTTAAACGGCGCAACATTGGCTCCCGCCCGTCTGTTTTTGTCGTGGGAGGCTGGAACCGTGCCGGATGGAAAAAACATTACTCATTATCATTCGTGTTACACTTCTGAGGCTGCCACAGCGATTGATGGAAATGATGAGTGTGCCAACGGGTCTAACGACCGGGCTGGAACTTTCAGAGTCCTCGATTCCGATTCCGCCGGTTTTAACAAAACCTATTACTGGAAAGTACAGACCTGCTACGATGCGGCCGGTACGGATTGTTCCGACTACTCCCCGATATGGTCCTTTTCCACTGATAATTCGCGGGTAGGATGGTGGAAGTTTTATGAGGGGAGTGGCACAACGGTAACTGATTCGACGGGGCACGGGCACGCCGGTAATCTATACGCCGGGGACAGCTCACCTGCGTGGGGACCAGGTGTTTTCGGTAACGCCATCGATTTGGACGGCATTGACGATTATGTCATCGTAGGCGGTAACGCCGCTCTTGATCTCACCACCGCCTTCTCAATCACCGCCTGGGTGAAGCCATCTGGCACCATGCCCAATGATACCGGTATTTTCTCCAAAGCAACGGCCGGTTCCTATTCCATGACAATCGGGGCTAATGAAGGGGAGGGAATGGACTTGAACGTGTATGCCGGCAGTGCCACGGCAGGAAATTATTGCGCCCTCAAGGGGGCCTCATCAACGGGGGTCCTTGATTCCTGGCATTTCCTGGCCGGGACTTTTGATAGTTCCCAAGGTATCCGTTGTTACCTAGATGAAGAAACGGGGAGTCAGGGTTATTTAGAAAGTATGGCGAGCAATTCGAACGATATTTGGATCGGCCACGACACTGGGAATGCTCAATACTTTAACGGTCTTATCGACGAAGTTTCTTTGTACAACCGCGCCCTTTCTGCCGAGGAAGTTAGAAATAATTTCTGCGTCGCCAAGCCGGGGAGCTGTCAGTAG
- a CDS encoding serine/threonine protein kinase, translating into MAGALAGPHPFGRYLLLERLATGGMAEIFLAKLPGVAGFEKMVAIKRILPHWSQNREFITMLIDEAKIVVQLTHPNIVPVYELGREEGSYYIAMEYVDGIDLKKLLQSCLETSKTVPVSITLFIITEILKGLAYAHKKTNNRGENLGIIHRDISPQNILISFDGLVKVADFGIARAARRSHETATGTLKGKFSYMSPEQANQQPLDPRSDLFSVGILFYELLVGKKLFGQKTDIATLDEVRKSEDLIPTDLSLKPSLKPVLEKSLRKDPKERFQEAGEFVQTLERWCRNEKEECSAEQLSIFLKEIFSQEIQLHKKKQERLEGTPILKGVIHPRSFSRSLRKRQGTEVFVAKQPSILPKSPWSKRLAVGLGLLGLALLIITVGRVINPKKATPAPTKTPAVLTTPAVSMTPATSMAPAITPPLKMEGWLSIQAVPWASVSIDGQPQIETPLRKRSLSLGKHLVKAYYSDDKFLTKEIAIAEGNHIRCVVNFSNLPGTFECH; encoded by the coding sequence ATGGCAGGGGCTCTGGCAGGACCGCACCCGTTCGGTCGTTATCTCCTCCTGGAGAGGCTTGCCACGGGGGGGATGGCCGAGATCTTTCTCGCCAAATTGCCCGGGGTTGCCGGTTTCGAAAAGATGGTGGCGATCAAGAGGATCCTCCCTCACTGGTCCCAAAATCGCGAATTTATCACGATGTTGATCGATGAGGCCAAGATCGTCGTTCAGTTGACCCATCCCAATATCGTTCCCGTCTATGAGCTCGGGAGAGAGGAGGGGAGTTATTACATCGCGATGGAGTATGTGGATGGCATTGACCTGAAAAAACTCCTCCAGTCTTGTCTTGAAACATCGAAAACGGTTCCGGTTTCAATCACCCTTTTTATCATCACCGAAATCTTGAAAGGGCTCGCCTACGCCCACAAAAAAACAAACAACCGGGGGGAAAACCTGGGGATCATCCACCGGGACATTTCGCCGCAAAATATTTTGATCTCTTTTGACGGTCTCGTCAAAGTGGCCGACTTCGGGATCGCCCGTGCCGCCCGCCGCTCTCATGAAACCGCTACCGGCACCCTCAAGGGAAAGTTTTCCTATATGTCCCCGGAGCAGGCGAATCAACAGCCGCTCGACCCGCGAAGTGATCTCTTCTCCGTCGGCATCCTTTTCTATGAGCTTCTCGTCGGCAAAAAGCTCTTCGGCCAAAAAACCGATATCGCGACCCTGGATGAGGTCCGAAAATCGGAGGATCTTATCCCAACTGATCTTTCCCTCAAACCCTCCCTGAAGCCGGTCCTTGAAAAAAGCCTCCGCAAGGATCCCAAAGAGCGCTTTCAGGAGGCGGGTGAATTTGTGCAGACCCTGGAGCGGTGGTGCCGGAACGAAAAGGAAGAGTGCTCGGCGGAACAGCTGTCCATTTTTCTGAAGGAAATCTTCTCCCAGGAGATCCAGCTCCACAAAAAGAAGCAGGAACGGCTGGAAGGGACCCCGATCCTCAAAGGGGTGATTCACCCAAGGTCCTTCTCCCGTTCACTGAGAAAGAGACAGGGCACAGAGGTCTTCGTCGCCAAACAACCTTCCATTCTCCCCAAAAGTCCATGGTCGAAAAGGCTTGCTGTCGGTCTCGGCCTCCTGGGATTGGCCCTTTTGATAATCACCGTCGGTCGGGTGATTAACCCAAAGAAGGCCACTCCAGCCCCAACAAAAACACCGGCCGTGTTAACGACACCGGCAGTGTCCATGACACCGGCCACGTCCATGGCACCGGCGATAACACCGCCATTAAAGATGGAGGGGTGGCTTTCCATCCAGGCGGTTCCCTGGGCCAGTGTCTCGATTGACGGCCAGCCCCAGATAGAAACCCCACTCCGCAAAAGATCCCTTTCCTTGGGGAAACACCTCGTGAAGGCCTACTATTCCGACGACAAATTCCTGACAAAAGAGATTGCGATTGCGGAGGGAAACCATATCCGTTGCGTCGTTAACTTTAGCAATTTACCGGGAACGTTTGAATGCCACTAG